The sequence TACAGGATAAACATCTTGTCCATCCTGTAAATCCTGGCTATCCTGATTCAGACAGATAGCGATTTACCTGTAAATGATAGCAAGGTGTCGTTTTTGAGTTTTATTAATAGGTAAGGCTTTTCTGGAGATTACAATGAACCAAATAATAAACCCTGTTAAGCAGGTTGACAGTGCATTTCTTTATATTATAGGCATATCCTTGGTTTTACTGACCCTTATAACAATTACCATGATCTGGTTTGTGGTAAAATACAGCAGAAAAAATAATCCTGTGCCGGCAGACATAAGAGGAGACTGGAAACTTGAGGTGATCTGGACAGTCATTCCCACATTGATAGCTATGTCCATGTTTTGGGTAGGCTGGTCATCATATGCTGGATTGAGAAATGTCCCCAAAAATGCTCTGGAGATAGAGACCATTGCCCAGATGTACTCATGGATTTTTATTTACAAGAATGGCAAAGAGACAGACAACGAGCTTGTTGTTCCTATAGGCCGCCCTATTCGTCTTAACGTCACATCTGATGACGTTATTCACGGGCTTTTCATTCCAGCTTTTAGAATCAAGGTGGATGCAGTTCCAGGAGTTCACACATATGCATGGTTCTATCCTGAAAAAATTGGCAAGTTTTCTGTTCAATGTACGGAATTTTGCGGAATTGGACATGCGGACATGACAGCACAGCTAAAAGTTGT comes from Desulfobulbaceae bacterium and encodes:
- the coxB gene encoding cytochrome c oxidase subunit II; translated protein: MNQIINPVKQVDSAFLYIIGISLVLLTLITITMIWFVVKYSRKNNPVPADIRGDWKLEVIWTVIPTLIAMSMFWVGWSSYAGLRNVPKNALEIETIAQMYSWIFIYKNGKETDNELVVPIGRPIRLNVTSDDVIHGLFIPAFRIKVDAVPGVHTYAWFYPEKIGKFSVQCTEFCGIGHADMTAQLKVVTEDEYNEWLKSD